CTTCGGGTTGGCAAATCTTGAATAGGTTCTCTCCTGCGGGTTTGGGGTTAGGTTCTAATGGGGCGGTGGTAATCACCGAAACGGGTCTGATCCTGGGCCCGAACTTGGGAACTACAACCATGCAGCTAGCTCCGATTTCTCCTAACCCTGCTGCAACTATGGCGTGCCGATGGGAGAAGTCACCCAGGATCCTCACCTTGGGCTCCGGCTCCTCCTGAAGGATCTCCACCTCCCGTGCTTGATCCGCTATGGATGGGTCGAGGGGCAATGCCTCATATCCTTGGTCCTCGAGGAAGACGGCGACCTTGTAGGACAGTTCACGCAAATGGGCGTTTAGGTCGTGATACCCGAATTTTTCATAATATGGGCCTGGAATTTTTTTGACGATGGCCAGAGGAATTCTTTTGGCCATGGCTACAACGCTTCTGGCTCCAGGTAAGAGGTCTTCCGGTTTATGGCCTTGGGGGGCCCCCTCAAAGCGATTCACGGGCGCTATGCCGACAAGATCGGCACCATTCTCTTTCGCAAAATCCATGATTGCATTTGTCTTGGGCATAAGCACACCTCCCTAACTTTAAAAATCACCACCCGCCATGTATATCCATTAATTTTTTTGCAATTTTCTGGCCGGCATCATTGCTACCCAGTAGACTATAAGGAGTGCGTGGGCATCTGTATTTTTTATATAGAGCTATAATACAGTTTGAAAAGTTATCCTCCTTTTCCGCAGATAGCGTAATGACTTCCTGAGAGATATCTTCTATACGCTTATCGAGGGTTTTCTCCATACGCAGGCCATCTTTCATTTCTCTATTCTCGATCTTCTCATAAGCGATATTTACCCCGTACTCTTTTTCGAAGGTTTTCAAATCATTTTCATTTATTTCTTCCCAAGGATCCCCTGGATAGTATCGCAATTTTACAAAATATTTGGTCATGACCTAATCTCCTTACTTCGTTAAATATTCTTTATATTTCTGAGTTTTAATTTTCCTCTCCTCTTTGGTTCTCAGGAAATAGTCTTTGGACGGCGCAATATGATAGGTAAAGTGATTATAACCCACATCCGGCCTAAACCGGCTGTCTGTCCACGCCTTTTCTTCAAATTGGACGCTAATTTTTCCATTGATGATACTCAGTTTTCCCCGCACCCCGCACGTAGGACATTCGACGGTCTCATTATCTTTTAATATCCGCACCAGCCAATCATGACAGGAAGGGCAGATACCAGCCTCACCCTTATAGATAAAATCTTTTTCCCTTATGGCGACCGCTATTTCTTTACCCAAGCCATAGGCCAAATCCATCGCATCCTGGTCTAAGACCACCTCGGATATCCCCTGGGTACAAACGGTGATCTCATTAATTTTCGTCAGCCCCATAAGGTTCAGCAGGATATTGGATTGCACTGAAACATAGGGAATCCACCCGCGCGTAGCATAGGGGATGATGACCGTCGCCGGCTTCTTGATTTTT
The DNA window shown above is from Deltaproteobacteria bacterium and carries:
- a CDS encoding flavodoxin family protein — encoded protein: ALNGSFRKNGNTEILLKQALMGAESEGAEVEILRLTDYKIEPCRGCGLCLFRENVCQVQDDDVSFIFSKVDGCDGMILGTPCYFLELTAVVKQLIDRCWILGHKIGKIKKPATVIIPYATRGWIPYVSVQSNILLNLMGLTKINEITVCTQGISEVVLDQDAMDLAYGLGKEIAVAIREKDFIYKGEAGICPSCHDWLVRILKDNETVECPTCGVRGKLSIINGKISVQFEEKAWTDSRFRPDVGYNHFTYHIAPSKDYFLRTKEERKIKTQKYKEYLTK